The following are encoded in a window of Flavobacterium sp. WC2421 genomic DNA:
- a CDS encoding YbbC/YhhH family protein, which produces MAAEVLNSSSVFRLNFCTELNICASISATSPSRKPLAPMVGRHKNRPMKNIKAIYFLTLLTFTLTACGQTKSDRTILGKSYAEQELKSALTDKSQHNVIDNKTSIIKDSLTAINIAEPILFSIYGKDNITKQRPYEIYFIDSYWVIGGTLPKEYLGGTFLIIIDSRDCKIIRITHGK; this is translated from the coding sequence ATGGCGGCTGAAGTGCTAAATTCAAGTTCAGTTTTTCGATTGAACTTTTGTACAGAACTGAACATTTGTGCTTCGATTTCCGCCACATCGCCAAGCCGTAAACCGTTAGCACCAATGGTAGGACGACATAAAAACAGACCAATGAAAAACATAAAAGCAATTTACTTTTTGACACTTTTGACTTTCACATTAACTGCGTGTGGACAGACAAAAAGTGACAGAACTATACTTGGAAAATCATACGCTGAACAAGAACTTAAATCGGCACTTACCGACAAATCCCAACACAACGTAATTGATAACAAGACTTCAATTATTAAAGACAGTTTGACTGCAATAAACATAGCAGAACCAATTCTTTTCAGCATTTACGGCAAAGACAACATTACTAAACAGCGACCATATGAAATTTACTTCATTGACAGTTATTGGGTAATTGGTGGAACACTTCCAAAAGAATATTTAGGTGGGACATTTTTAATAATCATTGACTCAAGAGACTGTAAAATAATTAGAATAACTCACGGAAAATGA
- a CDS encoding helix-turn-helix domain-containing protein: protein MRIQKIKTISQYHQALGIPKPEHPLISLINLDHLEPIKESISLIFDFYTVSVKRALNTKFKYGQQEFDFDEGVMLFMKPGQVLSREVSEIKTKPSGWILSIHPDFLWNTPLAKTIKEYDFFDYSANEALHLSQKEETMIINILQSIELEYHSNLDKFSDNVIIAQLELLFNYSERFYNRQFLTRKKANHQILIRLEDLLTNYFNTDASLNTGIPSVQDIAKTLNLTPNYLSSLLKVLTGKSTQQHIQDKLIDKAKEILSTTDLSVSEIAYQLGFDYPQSFSNLFKTKTSLSPLAFRQTFN from the coding sequence ATGAGAATACAAAAAATTAAAACAATAAGCCAATATCATCAGGCATTGGGAATACCTAAACCTGAACACCCGTTAATAAGCCTGATTAATTTAGACCATCTTGAGCCTATTAAAGAGTCTATAAGTTTAATTTTTGATTTTTACACTGTTTCTGTCAAAAGAGCCTTAAACACAAAGTTTAAATACGGCCAGCAAGAATTTGATTTTGATGAAGGTGTAATGCTATTTATGAAGCCAGGACAGGTTTTGAGCAGAGAGGTTAGCGAAATTAAGACAAAGCCATCTGGATGGATTTTATCAATCCATCCAGACTTTTTATGGAACACCCCATTGGCTAAGACCATCAAAGAATACGATTTTTTTGATTATTCGGCAAATGAAGCCTTGCATCTTTCACAAAAGGAAGAAACAATGATTATCAATATCCTGCAATCTATTGAACTGGAATATCACTCAAATCTTGACAAGTTTAGCGATAATGTAATTATAGCCCAGTTGGAATTATTATTCAATTATTCTGAGCGATTTTACAATCGCCAATTCCTTACCCGAAAAAAAGCAAATCATCAAATATTAATTCGTTTAGAAGATTTGCTTACCAATTATTTTAATACTGATGCATCGCTAAATACTGGAATTCCTTCCGTGCAAGACATCGCTAAAACATTAAACTTAACGCCTAATTATCTAAGCAGTTTACTAAAAGTATTGACAGGCAAAAGCACGCAACAACACATACAAGATAAATTGATTGACAAGGCAAAAGAAATATTGTCAACAACAGACCTATCGGTTAGTGAAATTGCATATCAGTTAGGGTTTGACTATCCCCAATCATTCAGCAATTTATTTAAAACAAAGACAAGTTTATCACCTTTAGCGTTCAGGCAAACATTTAATTGA
- a CDS encoding NmrA family NAD(P)-binding protein, whose amino-acid sequence MNIIVTGSLGHISKQLAKELIQKGHSVTVISSKVERKDEIEALGAKAAIGTMENVEFLSTVFKKADIVYCMITNDSKDFFDPHFDLVAYYSRIGNNYKQAIELSGVKRVVYLSTNGAHTNKGNGNLRIHYNVENILRQLPDDVSITFMRPGGFYYHLLSFIPAIKNQGVITSNYGADDVVLWVSPLDIATAIAEEMEAPFERIKIRYVVSEELSGNDVAGILGAAIGKPDLKWKLISDEQVLDGMVKFGMNLHIAKGFVEMFSSIHSGELYVEYYRNRPALGKTKMKDFAKEFAAAYNK is encoded by the coding sequence ATGAATATAATAGTTACAGGTTCATTAGGACACATCAGTAAGCAACTAGCAAAAGAGTTGATACAAAAGGGGCATTCGGTTACAGTTATCAGTAGTAAAGTCGAACGAAAAGACGAAATTGAGGCTTTGGGTGCAAAAGCAGCTATTGGCACAATGGAAAATGTGGAATTTCTATCGACAGTTTTTAAAAAAGCTGATATTGTTTATTGTATGATAACAAATGACAGTAAAGACTTTTTTGACCCACATTTTGATTTGGTAGCATATTATTCCCGAATTGGCAATAATTATAAACAAGCAATTGAACTGTCGGGTGTAAAGCGTGTGGTATATTTAAGCACTAACGGTGCACATACTAACAAGGGCAATGGTAACCTACGCATACACTATAATGTAGAAAATATTTTACGGCAATTGCCTGATGACGTTTCCATTACGTTTATGCGACCAGGTGGTTTTTACTACCATTTATTAAGTTTTATACCAGCTATAAAAAATCAAGGGGTAATAACATCTAACTATGGTGCTGATGATGTTGTTCTCTGGGTATCACCATTAGACATTGCTACTGCTATTGCGGAAGAAATGGAAGCCCCATTTGAAAGAATAAAAATCCGGTATGTAGTGAGTGAGGAACTTTCTGGAAATGATGTCGCAGGAATTTTAGGTGCTGCCATTGGCAAACCGGATTTAAAATGGAAACTTATTTCTGATGAGCAGGTTCTGGACGGGATGGTTAAGTTTGGGATGAACCTTCACATCGCAAAAGGCTTTGTAGAAATGTTTTCAAGTATACACAGTGGTGAACTGTATGTAGAATATTACCGAAATCGACCAGCTTTGGGGAAAACTAAAATGAAAGATTTTGCAAAGGAATTTGCAGCGGCTTACAATAAATAG
- a CDS encoding caspase domain-containing protein produces the protein MKTLALIIGNNEYYEGHKLGNAVNDATSLKNEFEKLGYDIMFLTDGNSKNIVEILTEFEDRIKDYDATIFFFAGHGFEQDGENYLAFTECQIGDPNSYHCKQTCIQVSDLLKIYSNNTNKINILILDACRRGFGRGSVIATSPFRAPKGTFIAFSTSPNDGASDEGFEGNSVFTGALLKYIGRERLSVEELFKKVRKTVYALSAGKQTTWEHTSLIGDFYFNTGQLVYSLALPYSEDVVKDIKYNSNDSFGILIQELKSYNWNKQNPAIEKLLNLPKDDLDRNQEFILGRNILQTSGAAFNAGEFMEDIQNKLQKYTKIDGENDVLNGVLFEIYFNAHGDFRKEKTKKHFFENIIKLRKLPEFKKSFDFIINLLISNDYPLIYLPKAVDEIIDIDIVCTNQNIKNFVGDDIEYQVINKISCNSIDITNEIANYDFHGKNELGLKQIFSNFLSCPIELININSNLQLNKVAIRKVLEEEDLIKW, from the coding sequence ATGAAAACATTAGCTCTAATCATTGGAAACAATGAATATTATGAAGGTCATAAACTTGGAAATGCTGTCAACGATGCTACTAGTTTAAAAAACGAATTTGAAAAACTTGGTTATGATATAATGTTTTTAACAGATGGAAATTCAAAAAACATTGTTGAAATATTAACCGAATTTGAAGATCGAATCAAAGATTACGATGCAACTATATTCTTTTTTGCAGGTCATGGTTTTGAGCAAGACGGTGAAAATTATTTAGCATTCACTGAATGTCAGATTGGAGATCCGAATTCGTATCATTGCAAACAAACTTGCATTCAAGTATCTGATTTATTGAAAATATATAGTAACAATACTAACAAAATAAATATATTAATTTTAGACGCTTGTAGAAGAGGATTTGGAAGAGGAAGCGTAATTGCAACATCACCATTTCGTGCTCCAAAAGGAACTTTTATTGCTTTCTCGACTTCTCCAAATGATGGCGCAAGTGATGAAGGATTTGAAGGAAATAGTGTTTTCACAGGAGCTTTATTAAAATATATTGGTAGAGAAAGATTATCTGTTGAAGAATTATTCAAGAAAGTTAGGAAAACAGTTTATGCATTGAGCGCTGGAAAACAAACTACTTGGGAACATACATCTTTAATTGGTGATTTTTATTTTAATACGGGACAATTAGTTTATTCTTTAGCTTTACCTTATTCTGAAGATGTGGTTAAAGATATTAAATATAATAGTAATGACAGTTTTGGAATTCTAATTCAAGAATTAAAATCTTATAATTGGAACAAACAAAATCCAGCCATTGAAAAACTATTGAATTTACCTAAAGATGATTTAGATAGAAATCAAGAATTTATTTTAGGAAGAAATATACTTCAAACAAGTGGTGCCGCATTTAATGCAGGTGAGTTTATGGAAGATATTCAGAATAAACTACAGAAATACACAAAAATAGATGGTGAAAATGATGTTTTAAATGGTGTTTTATTTGAAATTTATTTCAATGCACATGGTGACTTTAGAAAAGAAAAAACAAAAAAACATTTCTTTGAAAACATTATTAAATTACGCAAACTCCCAGAATTTAAAAAATCATTTGATTTTATAATTAATCTACTAATCAGCAATGATTATCCTTTAATTTATCTGCCCAAAGCGGTAGATGAAATAATCGATATTGATATAGTCTGTACAAATCAAAATATTAAAAATTTTGTTGGTGATGATATCGAATATCAAGTTATAAATAAAATTTCTTGTAATTCAATAGATATCACGAATGAAATTGCAAATTATGATTTTCACGGAAAGAATGAATTAGGATTAAAACAAATTTTTTCAAATTTTCTATCTTGTCCAATTGAACTAATCAATATAAATTCAAATTTGCAACTAAATAAAGTAGCAATCAGAAAAGTATTGGAAGAAGAAGATTTAATAAAATGGTAA
- a CDS encoding IS1182 family transposase has product MQHITGISRHQMRFSSLEDAISTDNQVRFIDAFVGHIDLSKLGFAVKTLKTEGRPSFNSQVFLKIYLYGYLNGFRSGRDLEKECSRNIEMQWLLENIRPNYHSITDFRKNNPLALKNTFKLFVSFLKDSDLIGGETIAIDGTKSRAHNSKKANFNQKKIDKHLEYIESKTQEYLTALDENDVKESATKIQHIQQKIERLKGNKLRYELLEEKLKASGEPQISTTDSDARALLVQGQVVEISFNIQAAVDSKHNLVVATHTINRNDRSALSAIALEAKENLGIETYTALVDKGYHNGRQIEICQQANITTIVAQPEQGKSNENGTTAAYLVSQFQYDKTTDSYTCPKGEVLKTTGSWHKKSKDRDSYNFKKYRTPKCKGCSVKHLCTSRAGGREIDRSQYGDAVEANNKRYHANAQLYRKRQEINEHIFGTIKRQWGYNYTNLTGLEKVNGEHSLIMLVYNIKRSINILGVPDLITKLKKWNSPYKAKVLLWLKTNYLRLKLAFVSYKTKLAA; this is encoded by the coding sequence ATGCAACACATCACAGGAATTTCCCGCCACCAAATGCGTTTTTCGAGTTTAGAAGACGCCATAAGTACAGATAATCAGGTACGCTTTATCGATGCCTTCGTTGGACATATTGATCTGAGCAAGCTTGGTTTCGCTGTAAAAACGCTTAAGACCGAAGGTCGGCCCAGTTTCAATAGCCAAGTCTTTCTAAAAATCTACTTATACGGTTATCTCAACGGGTTCAGAAGTGGTCGTGACTTAGAAAAAGAATGTTCAAGAAATATAGAAATGCAATGGCTTTTAGAAAATATTCGTCCCAATTACCATAGTATCACTGATTTTAGAAAGAATAATCCTTTGGCTTTAAAAAACACCTTTAAGCTATTTGTTTCCTTTTTAAAAGATTCCGACTTAATAGGCGGTGAAACCATAGCCATTGATGGCACAAAAAGTCGAGCTCATAATAGTAAGAAAGCCAATTTCAACCAAAAGAAAATTGACAAACACCTCGAGTATATTGAATCCAAAACCCAAGAATACTTAACTGCTTTGGATGAAAATGATGTTAAAGAAAGTGCTACTAAAATACAGCACATCCAACAAAAAATAGAACGATTAAAGGGGAATAAATTGCGTTATGAACTACTGGAAGAAAAACTAAAAGCCAGCGGAGAACCACAGATAAGCACCACCGATAGCGATGCTAGAGCGTTATTAGTTCAAGGGCAAGTGGTCGAGATTTCCTTCAATATCCAAGCTGCAGTTGATTCCAAACATAATCTTGTGGTTGCAACTCACACCATTAATCGTAATGATCGCAGTGCATTATCAGCAATCGCTTTGGAAGCCAAAGAAAACTTAGGCATTGAGACTTATACGGCTTTGGTAGACAAAGGTTATCATAATGGCAGACAAATAGAAATTTGCCAGCAAGCCAATATCACTACCATAGTAGCTCAACCTGAACAAGGAAAAAGCAATGAAAATGGAACAACCGCAGCCTATTTAGTTTCCCAATTCCAATACGATAAAACCACCGACAGCTATACTTGTCCAAAGGGCGAAGTATTAAAAACGACAGGTAGTTGGCACAAGAAAAGCAAAGATAGAGATAGTTATAATTTTAAAAAATACCGAACCCCCAAATGCAAAGGATGTTCGGTAAAACATTTATGCACAAGTCGAGCAGGAGGCAGGGAAATAGACCGCAGTCAATATGGGGATGCTGTAGAAGCAAACAATAAACGCTATCACGCAAATGCACAACTCTACCGCAAACGACAGGAGATAAACGAACACATCTTTGGAACCATCAAGCGGCAATGGGGTTACAATTATACCAATTTAACAGGATTGGAAAAAGTAAACGGCGAACACAGCTTAATAATGCTAGTTTATAACATCAAACGCAGTATCAACATCCTGGGCGTTCCTGATTTGATTACCAAACTAAAAAAATGGAACTCACCCTACAAGGCAAAAGTCTTGCTTTGGTTAAAAACGAACTATTTAAGACTGAAATTAGCCTTCGTATCATATAAAACTAAATTAGCAGCGTAA
- a CDS encoding serine hydrolase domain-containing protein, with protein sequence MRTSLKILAALLVSNFSFAQDISKKIDSIINANYQKNPDVSISVGFVSNNVEYFTAYGNLSKDSQTKVDKNTLFEIASITKILTSNLIAQAVIENRIKLEDYIDNYIPKAYVLNKNLKNKIKISDLASHQSGLPDIDFAKLIEIDPQQPVSSITEETLTTIINNCTELKDYGKYRYSTIGYTLLGLILEKVYGKSYDKIIKSNIINPLKMTNTLTINFDVKNRVVGYNPDGGAQELFNWNITAPSGLIKSNASDMVKYLKAVLNNETAIGKAAMMTEEIFYKDEKRQLGLGTNIMKDEKNTLYQKSGDLMGQSSLICYNRAKNWGIIILINQRNSEIRNKLLNEIYNTILK encoded by the coding sequence ATGAGAACTTCATTAAAAATTTTAGCAGCGCTTTTAGTAAGCAACTTTTCTTTTGCACAAGACATTTCTAAAAAGATTGATTCTATAATAAATGCGAATTATCAAAAAAATCCTGACGTTAGCATTAGCGTTGGTTTCGTTAGCAATAATGTAGAATATTTTACAGCGTATGGTAATTTGAGTAAGGATAGTCAGACTAAAGTTGACAAAAATACTCTATTCGAAATTGCCTCTATTACTAAAATCTTAACTTCAAATTTAATTGCACAGGCAGTTATTGAGAATAGAATAAAATTAGAAGATTACATTGATAACTATATTCCGAAAGCCTATGTTTTAAATAAAAATCTCAAAAACAAAATCAAAATTTCTGACTTGGCTTCTCATCAATCTGGTTTGCCTGATATTGATTTTGCAAAGTTAATTGAGATTGATCCGCAACAGCCAGTAAGCAGCATAACGGAAGAAACATTGACTACGATAATCAATAATTGTACAGAGTTAAAAGATTATGGTAAATACCGTTACTCTACCATTGGCTATACTTTACTGGGACTAATTCTAGAAAAAGTGTATGGCAAAAGTTATGATAAAATTATCAAAAGCAACATAATAAATCCATTAAAAATGACTAATACCTTAACTATAAACTTCGATGTGAAAAACAGAGTTGTTGGTTACAACCCTGATGGAGGTGCTCAAGAATTATTTAATTGGAATATCACTGCACCATCAGGATTAATAAAATCTAATGCTTCTGATATGGTTAAATACCTGAAAGCGGTCTTAAATAATGAAACGGCAATTGGTAAAGCCGCTATGATGACAGAAGAAATCTTCTATAAAGATGAAAAAAGACAATTAGGTTTAGGTACAAACATAATGAAAGATGAAAAAAACACACTTTATCAAAAATCTGGTGATTTAATGGGGCAATCTTCACTTATATGCTATAATAGAGCCAAAAATTGGGGAATTATTATATTGATAAACCAAAGAAACTCAGAAATTAGAAATAAACTATTGAATGAAATTTATAACACCATTTTGAAATAA
- a CDS encoding helix-turn-helix domain-containing protein translates to MDKINLLVTISVITMFISLFLALFLVTVKTEHKLSNSLFAFFLVLTAIDMIGNINSLFYISLNVRVFISSFFFLQLPTFYLYVLSVCYSDFKLKQKHLIHSVAFLIANLILLPHFYTVDLPSKIRLLEKSSSIPEIQFNHILMHIQMLLYIVAAFMILRKARKIYLENYAGASIESLNWLFQFTFALSAFYFIALVKNIFKFTVYLNISEGLKIGLLVFEFFIIFWYLYKALNNPSLFRNIDSKLKLVSDIISEEKKIEPETLNEDLLRLKKYMADEKPFLDPALTIQDISNSLDIPVRELSVLINHQLGQHFYDFVNTYRIENTIEILKDSSKSKVTVLEILYEVGFNSKSSFNTAFKKHTGNTPTSYRKRLKNKHL, encoded by the coding sequence ATGGATAAAATTAATTTATTGGTTACAATCTCTGTAATAACAATGTTCATTTCATTATTTCTAGCATTATTTTTGGTTACAGTCAAAACAGAACATAAATTAAGTAATAGTCTTTTTGCCTTTTTTTTGGTTTTAACTGCAATTGACATGATTGGAAATATAAACTCTTTGTTTTATATTTCGTTGAATGTTAGAGTTTTTATAAGTTCATTTTTTTTCTTACAACTTCCTACTTTTTATTTATATGTCTTATCCGTTTGCTATTCTGATTTTAAGCTCAAGCAAAAACATTTAATTCATAGTGTTGCTTTTTTAATAGCAAATTTAATCTTATTACCCCACTTTTATACTGTCGATTTGCCTTCAAAAATTCGTTTGCTCGAAAAAAGTAGTAGTATACCAGAAATACAGTTTAATCATATTTTAATGCACATTCAAATGCTGTTATACATCGTTGCAGCTTTTATGATATTGAGAAAAGCAAGGAAAATTTATCTTGAAAATTATGCAGGAGCAAGTATCGAATCACTTAATTGGTTATTTCAATTTACCTTTGCATTGTCAGCCTTTTACTTCATTGCGCTAGTAAAAAACATATTTAAGTTTACAGTGTATCTTAACATCTCCGAAGGGTTAAAAATTGGACTTCTGGTATTTGAATTCTTCATCATTTTTTGGTATTTATATAAAGCATTAAATAATCCCAGTTTATTCAGGAATATTGATTCAAAATTAAAACTGGTTTCTGATATTATCTCTGAAGAGAAAAAAATCGAACCTGAAACTTTAAACGAAGATCTTTTGAGATTAAAGAAATATATGGCTGATGAAAAGCCATTTCTTGATCCTGCTTTGACGATTCAGGATATTTCAAATTCTTTAGATATTCCAGTTCGTGAATTATCAGTTTTAATTAATCATCAGTTGGGTCAGCATTTTTATGATTTCGTGAACACTTACCGGATCGAAAATACAATTGAAATTTTGAAAGATTCATCAAAAAGTAAAGTCACAGTTCTTGAGATTTTGTATGAAGTTGGTTTTAATTCTAAATCTTCTTTTAATACTGCTTTTAAAAAACACACAGGAAATACGCCAACTTCTTATCGTAAAAGACTAAAAAACAAACACTTGTAA
- a CDS encoding IS1182 family transposase, with amino-acid sequence MQHITGISRHQMRFSSLEDAISTDNQVRFIDAFVGHIDLSKLGFAVKTLKTEGRPSFNSQVFLKIYLYGYLNGFRSGRDLEKECSRNIEMQWLLENIRPNYHSITDFRKNNPLALKNTFKLFVSFLKDSDLIGGETIAIDGTKSRAHNSKKANFNQKKIDKHLEYIEFKTQEYLTALDENDVKESATKIQHIQQKIERLKGNKLRYELLEEKLKASGEPQISTTDSDARALLVQGQVVEISFNIQAAVDSKHNLVVATHTINRNDRSALSAIALEAKENLGIETYTALVDKGYHNGKQIEICQQANITTIVAQPEQGKSNENGTTAAYLVSQFQYDKTTDSYTCPKGEVLKTTGSWHKKSKDRDSYNFKKYRTPKCKGCSVKHLCTSRAGGREIDRSQYGDAVEANNKRYHANAQLYRKRQEINEHIFGTIKRQWGYNHTNLTGLEKVNGEHSLIMLVYNIKRSINILGVPDLITKLKKWNSPYKAKVLLWLKTNYLRLKLAFVSYKTKLAA; translated from the coding sequence ATGCAACACATCACAGGAATTTCCCGCCACCAAATGCGTTTTTCGAGTTTAGAAGACGCCATAAGTACAGATAATCAGGTACGCTTTATCGATGCCTTCGTTGGACATATTGATCTGAGCAAGCTTGGTTTCGCTGTAAAAACGCTTAAGACCGAAGGTCGGCCCAGTTTCAATAGCCAAGTCTTTCTAAAAATCTACTTATACGGTTATCTCAACGGGTTCAGAAGTGGTCGTGACTTAGAAAAAGAATGTTCAAGAAATATAGAAATGCAATGGCTTTTAGAAAATATTCGTCCCAATTACCATAGTATCACTGATTTTAGAAAGAATAATCCTTTGGCTTTAAAAAACACCTTTAAGCTATTTGTTTCCTTTTTAAAAGATTCCGACTTAATAGGCGGTGAAACCATAGCCATTGATGGCACAAAAAGTCGAGCTCATAATAGTAAGAAAGCCAATTTCAACCAAAAGAAAATTGACAAACACCTCGAGTATATTGAATTCAAAACCCAAGAATACTTAACTGCTTTGGATGAAAATGATGTTAAAGAAAGTGCTACTAAAATACAGCACATCCAACAAAAAATAGAACGATTAAAGGGGAATAAATTGCGTTATGAACTACTGGAAGAAAAACTAAAAGCCAGCGGAGAACCACAGATAAGCACCACCGATAGCGATGCTAGAGCGTTATTAGTTCAAGGGCAAGTGGTCGAGATTTCCTTCAATATCCAAGCTGCAGTTGATTCCAAACATAATCTTGTGGTTGCAACTCACACCATTAATCGTAATGATCGCAGTGCATTATCAGCAATCGCTTTGGAAGCCAAAGAAAACTTAGGCATTGAGACTTATACGGCTTTGGTAGACAAAGGTTATCATAATGGCAAACAAATAGAAATTTGCCAGCAAGCCAATATCACTACCATAGTAGCTCAACCTGAACAAGGAAAAAGCAATGAAAATGGAACAACCGCAGCCTATTTAGTTTCCCAATTCCAATACGATAAAACCACCGACAGCTATACTTGTCCAAAGGGCGAAGTATTAAAAACGACAGGTAGTTGGCACAAGAAAAGCAAAGATAGAGATAGTTATAATTTTAAAAAATACCGAACCCCCAAATGCAAAGGATGTTCGGTAAAACATTTATGCACAAGTCGAGCAGGAGGCAGGGAAATAGACCGCAGTCAATATGGGGATGCTGTAGAAGCAAACAATAAACGCTATCACGCAAATGCACAACTCTACCGCAAACGACAGGAGATAAACGAACACATCTTTGGAACCATCAAGCGGCAATGGGGTTACAATCATACCAATTTAACAGGATTGGAAAAAGTAAACGGCGAACACAGCTTAATAATGCTAGTTTATAACATCAAACGCAGTATCAACATCCTGGGCGTTCCTGATTTGATTACCAAACTAAAAAAATGGAACTCACCCTACAAGGCAAAAGTCTTGCTTTGGTTAAAAACGAACTATTTAAGACTGAAATTAGCCTTCGTATCATATAAAACTAAATTAGCAGCGTAA
- a CDS encoding site-specific DNA-methyltransferase, protein MPQLNKQAVSNSTLFFNDCFDVFPIIKDKSIDMIFCDLPYGTTNCSWDSVLDLPKLWKEYERVIKDNGAIILTAQTPFDKVLGVSNLKLLRYEWIWEKTTATGHYNAKKMPMKAHENVLIFYKNLPTYNPIKTQGHKPVNSFTKYIETQNGTEIYGKSNKEVSGGGNTDRYPRSVQIFASDKQKLKLHSTQKPAALTDYFIETYSNEGDVILDNCMGSGTTGDSCERLNRKFIGIENLKVHFDTAVNRITQYCY, encoded by the coding sequence ATGCCACAATTGAATAAACAAGCTGTTAGTAACAGTACTTTATTTTTTAACGACTGCTTTGACGTTTTCCCGATAATAAAAGATAAAAGTATTGATATGATATTTTGTGATTTACCTTATGGAACAACTAACTGCAGTTGGGATTCTGTTTTAGATTTGCCTAAATTATGGAAGGAATACGAAAGGGTTATAAAAGATAATGGTGCAATAATATTAACAGCACAAACGCCATTTGACAAGGTATTAGGAGTTAGTAATCTAAAGTTATTGAGGTATGAATGGATATGGGAAAAAACAACAGCAACTGGACATTATAACGCAAAAAAAATGCCTATGAAAGCACACGAAAATGTACTTATATTTTACAAAAATCTACCAACGTACAACCCAATAAAAACGCAAGGACACAAACCTGTAAACTCATTTACAAAATATATCGAAACTCAAAACGGAACGGAAATATATGGAAAATCAAATAAAGAGGTTTCAGGAGGAGGAAATACTGACAGATACCCAAGAAGTGTACAGATATTTGCATCTGATAAACAAAAATTAAAACTACATAGTACACAAAAGCCTGCAGCTTTGACTGATTATTTTATAGAAACTTACTCAAACGAGGGTGATGTGATTTTAGATAACTGTATGGGTAGTGGAACAACAGGAGATTCTTGTGAAAGATTAAATAGAAAATTTATAGGAATAGAAAATCTAAAAGTTCATTTTGACACTGCAGTTAATCGCATCACGCAGTATTGTTACTAA